One Paenarthrobacter aurescens TC1 DNA window includes the following coding sequences:
- the grpE gene encoding co-chaperone GrpE (identified by match to protein family HMM PF01025): MSDHAGPAGHADPGSDGTETAAAGETETMPGASAEALAKMEDLWRRALADADNIRKRAAREASQLRAQERAAVSLLWLPVLDNLELALAHAPSAGDPLVDGLDAIRSQAIDILARLGYPRIDGENVPFDPRIHEVVSVSETDDVPPGTVITVLRPGYGGTDTILRPAAVVVSRAVTADRG; encoded by the coding sequence ATGAGCGACCACGCAGGGCCGGCTGGGCACGCCGATCCAGGAAGTGATGGAACGGAGACCGCCGCAGCCGGCGAAACGGAAACCATGCCTGGGGCGTCGGCGGAAGCGCTGGCCAAAATGGAGGATCTTTGGCGCCGCGCGCTGGCTGACGCAGACAATATTCGAAAACGCGCCGCCAGGGAGGCCTCACAGCTAAGGGCCCAGGAGCGCGCAGCGGTCTCGCTGCTGTGGCTGCCCGTCTTGGACAATCTGGAACTTGCCCTCGCTCATGCCCCCTCTGCCGGGGACCCCCTCGTGGATGGACTGGACGCTATCCGTTCTCAGGCCATCGATATCCTGGCCCGCCTCGGGTACCCCCGGATCGACGGCGAGAACGTCCCCTTTGACCCTAGGATTCACGAGGTGGTCAGCGTATCGGAGACGGATGACGTTCCTCCCGGGACAGTGATCACCGTCCTGCGCCCGGGTTACGGCGGGACTGATACCATCCTCAGGCCCGCCGCCGTCGTCGTGAGCCGGGCGGTGACCGCTGACCGTGGCTAA
- a CDS encoding putative DnaJ domain protein (identified by match to protein family HMM PF00226; match to protein family HMM PF01556), with protein MAKDHYSVLGVPRTAKPDAIQRAYRKLARKYHPDVNREPDAADKFKEIGEAYDTLSDPETRARYDRFGADYRQYAGSGADSEAGGAGWGSGGPRPGPRPGRGPYGGAHVDMGGDVDWEDLLGGWFRQHGAGPAPGSDHEAELRLTLEEAIRGGRRTVRLAEPGGETRNYDVDVPPGVVDGQRIRLAGEGAGGRDGGRPGDLFLTVSIQPDARYRLKGRDIHFDLPVTPSEAALGARIKVNAPGGPVTMTVPEGSSSGRRLRLRGQGLPDPKGQPGNLYAEIRVMVPPRLSNEVRKIYEQLAAVSDFHPREGLL; from the coding sequence GTGGCTAAGGATCACTACTCAGTCCTCGGCGTCCCTCGCACGGCGAAGCCGGATGCAATCCAGCGGGCTTACCGAAAACTGGCAAGGAAATACCATCCGGACGTCAATCGGGAGCCGGATGCTGCGGACAAGTTCAAGGAGATCGGCGAGGCGTACGATACTTTGTCAGATCCCGAAACCAGGGCGCGCTATGACCGGTTCGGCGCGGACTACCGGCAATATGCCGGTAGCGGTGCTGATTCGGAGGCCGGCGGCGCGGGGTGGGGTTCAGGTGGTCCGCGCCCAGGCCCGCGCCCGGGACGCGGCCCGTACGGCGGCGCCCATGTCGACATGGGAGGGGACGTCGATTGGGAGGATCTGCTGGGTGGCTGGTTCCGTCAGCACGGGGCGGGTCCGGCGCCGGGCTCAGACCACGAGGCCGAGCTTCGGCTGACGCTCGAAGAAGCAATCCGCGGCGGGCGGCGCACGGTTCGCCTGGCAGAGCCAGGTGGCGAGACGCGGAATTACGACGTCGACGTGCCGCCCGGTGTGGTGGACGGCCAGCGTATCCGACTCGCGGGGGAGGGCGCCGGTGGCCGCGACGGGGGCCGGCCGGGGGATCTCTTCCTGACCGTGAGCATCCAGCCGGACGCGAGGTACCGCCTCAAAGGCCGGGACATCCATTTCGACCTTCCCGTCACGCCGTCCGAAGCGGCGCTCGGGGCCAGGATCAAGGTCAACGCGCCCGGCGGCCCTGTGACCATGACCGTTCCAGAAGGGTCTTCCAGCGGACGCAGACTACGGCTTCGCGGGCAGGGGTTGCCCGACCCGAAAGGCCAGCCGGGGAACCTCTACGCCGAGATCCGCGTCATGGTGCCCCCGCGGTTGAGTAATGAGGTGCGCAAGATCTACGAGCAGCTTGCAGCCGTGTCCGATTTCCACCCGAGGGAGGGGCTGCTGTGA
- a CDS encoding putative HspR protein-like protein: MSRQYPLAYPWRLSLEAVARSSGVHSDVVMRFVELDLIRPLGGDGPGGPWFSPRAPELIARVLRLHSELSLNYAAIPLVLDLLARVDTLERRLVEISYVERTASP; the protein is encoded by the coding sequence GTGAGCCGCCAATATCCGCTCGCCTATCCGTGGCGCCTGAGTCTCGAAGCGGTAGCTCGTAGCAGCGGTGTCCACTCCGACGTCGTCATGAGGTTCGTGGAGCTGGATCTGATCCGGCCGCTGGGAGGCGATGGTCCGGGCGGTCCCTGGTTCAGCCCGCGGGCTCCTGAATTGATCGCCCGCGTCCTGCGTCTGCATTCGGAGCTGTCGCTGAACTATGCGGCAATCCCGCTGGTACTGGATTTGCTGGCGAGGGTGGACACGCTGGAACGTCGTTTGGTTGAAATCTCGTATGTGGAAAGGACTGCTTCGCCATGA